From Deltaproteobacteria bacterium, the proteins below share one genomic window:
- a CDS encoding VWA domain-containing protein: MKGMVWCAGILGLVLAAGVTPRAAEADLAGCDLPKVDNFVLFVDQSGSMYTSHSELGEVKEALAKRTLLELNQEVPSKFCCLDSALYLFAPFEEVKASYVYDQGSLATRIGWIPDRQPVSLRLTPMAKGFEELTPVVSGLEGKTAVIVVSDGGSNTGGDPIAAARALVAAKPGTCLHVVSLADCDRGREINAELAKITPECRSVEAREILGNTGKMQQFSRDVFCKSRPPSPRRGG; the protein is encoded by the coding sequence ATGAAGGGAATGGTGTGGTGTGCAGGAATCCTCGGACTGGTGCTCGCCGCGGGGGTGACGCCTCGGGCGGCCGAGGCCGATCTGGCAGGATGCGACCTGCCGAAGGTCGACAACTTCGTCCTGTTCGTCGACCAGTCGGGCTCGATGTACACGTCGCACTCCGAGCTCGGCGAGGTGAAGGAAGCGCTCGCCAAGCGCACGCTCCTCGAGCTGAACCAGGAGGTTCCGTCGAAGTTCTGCTGTCTGGACTCGGCGCTCTACCTGTTCGCGCCCTTCGAAGAGGTGAAGGCGTCGTACGTCTACGACCAGGGCTCGCTCGCGACGCGCATCGGCTGGATCCCGGACAGGCAGCCGGTCTCGCTGCGTCTCACCCCCATGGCCAAAGGCTTCGAGGAGCTCACGCCCGTCGTGAGCGGTCTCGAGGGCAAGACGGCGGTGATCGTCGTCAGCGACGGCGGGTCCAACACCGGCGGCGATCCGATCGCGGCGGCGCGCGCGCTCGTAGCGGCGAAGCCGGGCACGTGCCTGCACGTCGTCTCGCTCGCCGACTGCGACCGCGGTCGCGAGATCAACGCGGAGCTCGCCAAGATCACGCCCGAGTGCCGTTCGGTGGAAGCCCGGGAGATCCTCGGCAACACCGGCAAGATGCAGCAGTTCTCACGTGACGTGTTCTGCAAGAGCCGTCCGCCGTCACCGCGCCGCGGCGGCTGA
- a CDS encoding DUF3237 domain-containing protein, whose amino-acid sequence MRQIFDVTGGEVTGERLRGRVLPSGADWILIGPDGVGRFDVRATIETHDGALLYVSYTGVLHMTENVLAAVAGGGHTEFGETTFFAAPRFETGDPRYAWLNGAFLLNQGRVGPRRVEYRCFEVT is encoded by the coding sequence ATGCGCCAGATCTTCGACGTCACCGGCGGGGAGGTGACCGGAGAGCGCCTGCGGGGACGTGTCCTTCCGAGCGGCGCCGACTGGATCTTGATCGGTCCCGACGGCGTCGGCCGCTTCGACGTGCGCGCCACGATCGAGACGCATGACGGCGCGCTCCTCTACGTTTCGTACACCGGCGTCCTGCACATGACCGAGAACGTCCTTGCCGCCGTCGCGGGCGGCGGCCATACGGAGTTCGGCGAGACGACCTTCTTCGCGGCGCCGCGCTTCGAGACCGGCGACCCACGGTACGCATGGCTCAATGGCGCGTTCCTGCTGAACCAGGGACGCGTCGGTCCCCGTCGCGTCGAGTACCGCTGCTTCGAAGTGACATAG
- a CDS encoding SDR family NAD(P)-dependent oxidoreductase, with amino-acid sequence MFANECWWITGASSGIGAALALGLAARGASVVLSGRNVGALEAVARDCADALVLPFEATDFDAVPAIAERAWAWKGRIHGLVNNAGVSQRSLAVETAFAVYQKMIAIDLLAPIALTQAVLPRMVRAGGGRIVAMSSVAGFVGAPLRSAYSAAKHGLVGYHDSVRAENEHLGIRVHVFAPGSVRTNVSRNALLADGSARGASDAAIENGMPAAEAAEAMLVAIADGKRELILASGMEHEVVMLRRRDPEALFERMSMLVRAGYAQSMASDTGES; translated from the coding sequence ATGTTCGCGAACGAATGTTGGTGGATTACGGGCGCTTCCTCCGGGATCGGCGCGGCGCTCGCCCTCGGGCTCGCGGCGCGCGGCGCGAGCGTCGTGCTCTCGGGCCGGAACGTCGGGGCGCTCGAGGCGGTCGCGCGGGACTGCGCCGACGCCCTCGTGCTGCCGTTCGAGGCGACCGACTTCGACGCGGTCCCCGCGATCGCCGAGCGGGCGTGGGCATGGAAGGGACGCATCCACGGCCTCGTCAACAACGCGGGAGTCTCGCAGCGCTCGCTCGCGGTCGAGACCGCCTTCGCCGTCTACCAGAAGATGATCGCGATCGACCTGCTGGCGCCGATCGCGCTCACGCAGGCGGTGCTGCCGCGCATGGTGCGCGCGGGCGGCGGCCGGATCGTCGCGATGTCGAGCGTCGCCGGGTTCGTCGGAGCGCCGCTCCGCTCGGCGTACAGCGCCGCCAAGCACGGGCTCGTCGGCTACCACGACTCGGTGCGCGCCGAGAACGAGCACCTCGGGATCCGGGTGCACGTGTTCGCGCCGGGATCGGTGCGGACCAACGTGTCGCGGAACGCGCTCCTTGCCGACGGCTCGGCGCGCGGCGCGAGCGACGCCGCCATCGAGAACGGCATGCCCGCCGCGGAGGCGGCCGAGGCGATGCTGGTGGCGATCGCCGACGGCAAGCGCGAGCTCATTCTCGCGAGCGGGATGGAGCACGAGGTCGTGATGTTGCGCCGCCGCGATCCCGAGGCGCTCTTCGAGCGGATGTCGATGCTCGTCCGCGCCGGCTACGCGCAGTCGATGGCGTCGGACACCGGCGAGAGCTGA
- a CDS encoding glucan biosynthesis protein G, producing the protein MRPPTRATFLACLLLAALPSAAARAFDFDDVAALAQARAERPYHRENRPVPEELRALTYDQYRDIRYRPDHALWRPEKLPFEVMFFHLGKFQTAPVRINEVGPAGVRHIAYERADFDYGKNRLSPAKWGDLGFAGFRVHCVLNDPAYKDELVVFLGASYFRALAAGLRYGLSARGLAIDTVGGRGEEFPDFTEFWLVRPTPDARTLTVYALLDSPRASGAYRFDVHPGAETVIDVRARVFLRAPVATLGLAPLTSMYFFGENQPHRADFRPEVHDSDGLSVATGSGEWLWRPLLDPERTFTTSFAMRDLRGFGLMQRDRSFASYEDAEARYELRPSAWVEPVGSWGPGRVELMQLHTPDETNDNSVAYWVPEELPPIGRPLDFAYRLHWQGAAMQHPPGAWVAQTRTGRGFAELAGDERQFVVDFTGPSLAGLAADAPVKAVVTAPANGEILESNAYRIEATGMWRMLVRVKQLRPNEPTELRGFLRNGKDVLTETWSNIVPAR; encoded by the coding sequence ATGCGTCCCCCCACGCGCGCCACGTTCCTCGCGTGCCTGCTGCTCGCGGCGTTGCCGAGCGCCGCCGCCCGGGCGTTCGACTTCGACGACGTCGCCGCGCTCGCGCAGGCGCGGGCGGAGCGCCCCTATCACCGGGAGAACCGGCCGGTGCCGGAAGAGCTCCGCGCCCTCACCTACGACCAGTATCGCGACATCCGCTACCGCCCCGATCACGCGCTCTGGCGTCCCGAGAAGCTGCCGTTCGAAGTGATGTTCTTCCACCTCGGGAAGTTCCAGACGGCCCCGGTGCGCATCAACGAGGTCGGGCCCGCGGGCGTGCGCCACATCGCGTACGAGCGCGCCGACTTCGACTACGGCAAGAACCGGCTCTCCCCCGCGAAATGGGGCGACCTCGGGTTCGCGGGCTTTCGCGTCCACTGCGTGCTGAACGACCCGGCCTACAAGGACGAGCTCGTCGTCTTCCTCGGCGCGAGCTACTTCCGGGCACTCGCCGCCGGACTGCGCTACGGACTCTCGGCGCGCGGGCTCGCGATCGACACCGTCGGCGGCCGGGGCGAGGAGTTCCCCGACTTCACTGAGTTCTGGCTCGTCCGCCCGACCCCGGACGCTCGGACGCTCACGGTCTACGCCCTCCTCGACTCGCCGCGCGCGAGCGGCGCGTACCGCTTCGACGTGCACCCCGGAGCCGAGACGGTGATCGACGTCCGGGCCCGCGTCTTCCTGCGCGCGCCGGTCGCCACGCTCGGGCTCGCGCCCCTCACCAGCATGTACTTCTTCGGCGAGAACCAGCCGCACCGCGCCGACTTCCGTCCCGAGGTGCACGACTCGGACGGCCTCTCGGTGGCGACGGGCAGCGGCGAGTGGCTGTGGCGGCCGCTGCTCGATCCGGAGCGGACGTTCACGACGTCCTTCGCGATGCGCGACCTGCGCGGCTTCGGCCTCATGCAGCGCGACCGGAGCTTCGCGAGCTACGAGGACGCGGAGGCGCGCTACGAGCTCCGGCCGAGCGCGTGGGTCGAGCCCGTCGGATCGTGGGGGCCCGGGCGCGTCGAGCTCATGCAGCTGCACACGCCGGACGAGACCAACGACAACTCGGTCGCCTACTGGGTGCCGGAGGAGCTCCCGCCGATCGGCCGCCCGCTCGATTTCGCCTATCGCCTGCACTGGCAGGGCGCCGCGATGCAGCACCCCCCCGGGGCCTGGGTCGCCCAGACGCGCACCGGGCGCGGTTTCGCCGAGCTCGCCGGCGACGAGCGGCAGTTCGTCGTGGACTTCACCGGCCCCTCGCTCGCCGGGCTCGCCGCCGACGCGCCGGTGAAGGCCGTCGTCACGGCGCCGGCGAACGGCGAGATCCTCGAGAGCAACGCCTATCGCATCGAGGCGACCGGCATGTGGCGCATGCTCGTGCGGGTGAAGCAGCTACGGCCGAACGAGCCGACCGAGCTTCGCGGCTTCCTCCGGAACGGGAAGGACGTGCTCACCGAGACCTGGAGCAACATCGTCCCGGCGCGCTGA
- a CDS encoding carboxymuconolactone decarboxylase family protein: protein MQFHGVDVPRQFKRMRELAPEPFRAWLEFDKKAFEAGALDNKTKELIALGVAHVTQCPWCIDAHVKRAEKAGASERELAEVIFVAMAMASGAAWSHGGLMLQCQDEAHAPSAG, encoded by the coding sequence ATGCAGTTCCACGGCGTCGACGTTCCCCGGCAGTTCAAGCGCATGCGCGAGCTCGCGCCCGAGCCGTTCCGCGCCTGGCTCGAGTTCGACAAGAAAGCGTTCGAGGCGGGCGCCCTCGACAACAAGACAAAGGAGCTGATCGCGCTCGGCGTCGCGCACGTCACCCAGTGCCCGTGGTGCATCGACGCGCACGTGAAGAGAGCCGAGAAGGCGGGCGCGAGCGAGCGGGAGCTCGCCGAGGTGATCTTCGTCGCCATGGCGATGGCGTCCGGGGCGGCATGGAGCCACGGCGGGCTCATGCTGCAGTGCCAGGACGAAGCCCACGCGCCGAGCGCCGGGTAG